The Triticum aestivum cultivar Chinese Spring chromosome 7B, IWGSC CS RefSeq v2.1, whole genome shotgun sequence genome window below encodes:
- the LOC123163165 gene encoding uncharacterized protein, with protein MDFNVQTRDNEGTQLDYAQLHDRVGMELLHCVNEAGVALGEDEGSGSSEKSLRKTMKSFVSRFHKMAAMLSCHGSKAVLTAGASTSRDNRRRHRLVLQQEQQEEQLQEEPEQEEAQQDEEEYDQDEEEVLGMSQMDDAPEPSQPTQRTPRSKRGRKK; from the exons ATGGACTTCAATGTACAAACGAGAGACAACGAAGGGACACAACTTGACTATGCACAACTACACGACCGAGTG GGCATGGAGTTATTGCATTGTGTTAATGAGGCTGGTGTAGCACTTGGTGAAGATGAGGGAAGTGGATCATCTGAGAAATCTCTTAGGAAAACAATGAAG AGTTTCGTGAGTCGATTCCACAAGATGGCAGCTATGCTCTCTTGCCATGGAAGTAAAGCTGTCCTCACGGCTGGAGCTTCTACTAGCCGGGACAATAGACGTCGTCATCGTCTTGTCTTGCAACAGGAACAACAAGAGGAGCAACTGCAAGAAGAGCCAGAGCAAGAGGAGGCGCAGCAAGATGAAGAGGAGTACGATCAAGACGAAGAGGAGGTGCTTGGGATGTCCCAAATGGATGATGCGCCTGAGCCATCACAGCCCACACAACGCACGCCGCGCAGCAAAAGAGGAAGGAAGAAGTGA